A single genomic interval of bacterium harbors:
- a CDS encoding alanine--glyoxylate aminotransferase family protein produces the protein MHKKLFIPGPVEVTPESLHDMAVPMVGHRSKDYEKIHAFCVDNVRKVLYTDKFIWIGTCSSTGLMEGALLNLCKKKVLSVVVGAFSDRWHTIAVANGKKSDRLDYEWGKAAKPEDIDSKLATGEYDLVTVVFNETSTGVMSPLKEITEVMKKYPDVILAVDAVSGMAAAKIEVDAWGIDYILAGTQKAWSLPPGLAVAAVSEKCFKRAETVENRGFYFDLLSAKEYAAGKKTNQTPSTPAISLVYALGKQAERYAKDLDAHWAKHIDMAKLVREWAKSRGFELFPEPGYESLSLTCITNTKGISVADLNSELGKRGYSLSNGYGKLKEKTFRIAHMGTMTLPEVRDLLLNVDDILGFK, from the coding sequence ATGCACAAGAAGCTCTTCATCCCGGGCCCCGTCGAGGTTACCCCCGAGTCGCTTCACGATATGGCCGTGCCCATGGTCGGGCACCGGTCCAAGGATTACGAGAAGATACATGCCTTCTGCGTGGACAACGTGAGGAAGGTTCTCTACACCGACAAGTTCATCTGGATCGGGACCTGTTCCTCCACCGGCCTGATGGAAGGCGCCCTCCTCAACCTGTGCAAGAAAAAGGTCCTCAGCGTCGTGGTGGGCGCATTCAGCGACCGCTGGCACACCATCGCCGTGGCCAACGGCAAAAAGAGCGACCGCCTGGATTACGAATGGGGCAAGGCGGCCAAACCCGAGGATATAGACTCCAAGCTCGCCACGGGCGAGTACGACCTGGTGACCGTGGTCTTCAACGAGACCTCCACCGGGGTGATGTCCCCGCTGAAGGAGATCACGGAGGTGATGAAAAAGTACCCGGACGTGATCCTCGCCGTGGACGCGGTTTCCGGCATGGCCGCCGCCAAGATCGAGGTGGACGCCTGGGGTATTGACTACATTCTGGCCGGCACCCAGAAGGCCTGGAGCCTGCCCCCCGGTCTGGCCGTGGCTGCGGTGAGCGAGAAATGCTTCAAGCGCGCCGAGACCGTGGAGAATCGCGGCTTTTACTTCGACCTCCTCAGCGCCAAGGAGTACGCCGCCGGCAAAAAAACCAACCAGACCCCCTCGACCCCGGCCATCAGCCTGGTTTACGCCCTGGGCAAGCAGGCGGAGCGCTACGCGAAAGACCTGGACGCCCACTGGGCCAAGCACATCGATATGGCCAAGCTCGTCCGGGAGTGGGCCAAGAGCCGGGGCTTCGAGCTTTTCCCCGAGCCCGGCTACGAGAGCCTGTCCCTGACCTGCATCACGAACACCAAGGGCATCTCCGTGGCCGACCTCAACTCCGAGCTGGGCAAGCGCGGATACTCGCTCTCCAACGGTTACGGCAAGCTCAAGGAGAAGACCTTCCGCATCGCCCACATGGGGACGATGACGCTGCCCGAGGTTCGCGATCTCCTGTTGAACGTGGACGACATCCTCGGTTTCAAATAG